A window of Panicum virgatum strain AP13 chromosome 8K, P.virgatum_v5, whole genome shotgun sequence contains these coding sequences:
- the LOC120645104 gene encoding uncharacterized protein LOC120645104 isoform X1: MDPQNNIRDNQKEEKNRKRREAYQQGKVSAALLTDEQREEKNRKAYKRKKCHAHNKENKPVDLNTSNPITNALDVCVISEMAEHTSGSALLNRGSDNILTPLKTVDKNTERNKKHREAYQKMSVETQSKSFPAGLCLTRPTGFFL; encoded by the exons ATGGATCCTCAGAACAATATTAGAG ATAACCAAAAAGAGGAGAAGAACAGGAAGCGGCGTGAGGCGTATCAACAGGGAAAAGTCAGTGCTGCCTTGCTGACAGATGAGCAAAGGGAGGAGAAGAACAGGAAGGCATATAAGAGGAAGAAGTGTCATGCACACAACAAGGAAAATAAGCCAG TGGATTTAAATACGAGTAATCCTATTACTAATGCTTTAGACGTATGCGTCATTTCTGAAATGGCTGAACATACATCGG GTTCTGCTTTGCTCAATCGTGGAAGTGATAATATTCTGACTCCTCTGAAGACAGTAGATAAAAATACtgaaagaaataaaaagcaTCGTGAAGCTTATCAGAAAATGAGTGTTGAAACACAGAGCAAATCATTTCCTGCAGGTTTGTGTTTAACTAGACCCACAGGCTTCTTTCTGTGA
- the LOC120645103 gene encoding F-box/FBD/LRR-repeat protein At1g16930-like, giving the protein MSTPGDSGSGAPLSIHGERRRRRGGGSGSGEEDCISGLPDALLHEILVRLRSAAAAARTSVLSRRWRRVWAHLPELHLVAPPAAAPTSFPATVDAALGGYLAPTLERLGVSHTTDQHWRNLRISAGRIAPWLRFAAERVVGELNLYLCVPQIFAVSTPEVVDEEAALELPVCQRAKRIQLHLQYAYTTWLRPQASGLLFAALTSLKIDGYVHMQGSDLTALVSMQCPCLRDLDLFITLIAIFDVSIHSNSLHRLMLNVLETRHLEISAPSLEELVISNPPMEAQISAPKLVKVAWDYHYDPHLIRFVVGRRLQLLRTSTQALSLAMQFHRVDDLNLSVNLDFHDAARYGSFLNEANKLPKCKSFCIFLWWGRHALLPVMLHLLRSCNDTKKLQVHLCGSSPQPVMHSCLPSCLCRSEESRKIDGIDLNSLEVAEISGFSGSHEQMELVEFLSNNAGVLKRLLINDEFCSMPKEVREKVRSMCHPNVEVGFFVLRKGRQLGDDRTRVLPLLSKCVYHDRSVALVLSQSHHLRNELLVACDYYVELRGTDEKR; this is encoded by the exons ATGTCGACTCCGGGAGATAGTGGTAGCGGCGCCCCTCTTTCAATCCACggcgaacgccgccgccgccgcggcggcggttccGGCTCCGGCGAGGAGGACTGCATCAGCGGCCTCCCCGACGCGCTGCTGCACGAGATCCTGGtccgcctccgctccgccgccgccgccgcgcgcaccagcGTGCTgtcccgccgctggcgccgcgtCTGGGCGCACCTGCCCGAGCTCCACCTCGTCGcgccgccagcggcggcgccaacCTCGTTCCCTGCCACCGTCGACGCCGCCCTCGGCGGCTACCTAGCCCCTACCCTCGAGCGCCTTGGCGTCTCCCACACCACCGACCAACATTGGCGCAACCTCCGCATTTCGGCCGGGCGCATTGCGCCGTGGCTCCGCTTCGCAGCGGAGCGCGTGGTGGGCGAGCTCAATCTCTATCTCTGTGTGCCTCAGATTTTCGCCGTTTCGACACCGGAAGTCGTCGACGAGGAGGCAGCGCTTGAGCTTCCGGTGTGTCAGCGAGCGAAACGAATCCAGCTCCATCTTCAGTATGCATATACAACGTGGCTCCGCCCCCAGGCATCCGGCCTGCTGTTCGCGGCGCTCACGTCCCTGAAGATAGATGGCTATGTCCACATGCAAGGCAGCGATCTCACAGCCCTTGTGAGCATGCAGTGCCCGTGCTTGAGggacctggatcttttcattacGCTGATTGCCATCTTTGATGTCTCCATTCACTCCAACTCGTTGCATAGACTGATGCTCAACGTCTTAGAGACAAGGCATCTAGAGATTTCGGCCCCAAGTCTTGAAGAGCTCGTAATATCTAATCCGCCTATGGAGGCTCAGATCTCTGCTCCGAAGCTTGTCAAGGTAGCTTGGGATTATCACTATGATCCTCATCTCATTCGGTTTGTTGTTGGCCGTAGGCTCCAGCTTCTGCGAACTTCTACACAGGCGTTGTCCCTGGCTATGCAGTTCCATCGAGTTGATGACTTGAATCTGAGCGTCAATCTAGATTTTCATG ATGCAGCAAGGTATGGAAGCTTCCTGAATGAAGCTAATAAGCTGCCCAAATGTAAGAGCTTTTGCATATTCTTGTGGTGGGGACGCCATGCCTTGCTGCCTGTCATGTTGCATCTCTTGAGGAGTTGCAATGATACAAAGAAGCTTCAAGTACATTTATGTGGTTCTTCGCCCCAACCAGTG ATGCATTCTTGCCTGCCGTCTTGCCTTTGTCGTTCAGAAGAGAGTCGCAAGATTGATGGCATTGATCTCAATTCACTTGAAGTGGCAGAAATCAGTGGGTTTTCAGGTTCTCATGAGCAAATGGAACTTGTGGAGTTCCTATCCAACAATGCAGGAGTCCTTAAAAGGTTGCTCATCAATGACGAGTTTTGTTCTATGCCCAAGGAAGTACGTGAGAAGGTCCGTAGCATGTGTCATCCAAATGTTGAAGTTGGTTTCTTTGTGCTTCGCAAGGGGAGGCAG CTGGGAGATGACAGAACCCGTGTACTACCATTGCTCAGCAAGTGTGTTTACCATG
- the LOC120645104 gene encoding uncharacterized protein LOC120645104 isoform X3 — MDPQNNIRVCAALMTDNQKEEKNRKRREAYQQGKVSAALLTDEQREEKNRKAYKRKKCHAHNKENKPVDLNTSNPITNALDVCVISEMAEHTSGSALLNRGSDNILTPLKTVDKNTERNKKHREAYQKMSVETQSKSFPAG, encoded by the exons ATGGATCCTCAGAACAATATTAGAG TCTGTGCTGCCTTGATGACAGATAACCAAAAAGAGGAGAAGAACAGGAAGCGGCGTGAGGCGTATCAACAGGGAAAAGTCAGTGCTGCCTTGCTGACAGATGAGCAAAGGGAGGAGAAGAACAGGAAGGCATATAAGAGGAAGAAGTGTCATGCACACAACAAGGAAAATAAGCCAG TGGATTTAAATACGAGTAATCCTATTACTAATGCTTTAGACGTATGCGTCATTTCTGAAATGGCTGAACATACATCGG GTTCTGCTTTGCTCAATCGTGGAAGTGATAATATTCTGACTCCTCTGAAGACAGTAGATAAAAATACtgaaagaaataaaaagcaTCGTGAAGCTTATCAGAAAATGAGTGTTGAAACACAGAGCAAATCATTTCCTGCAG GATAA
- the LOC120645104 gene encoding uncharacterized protein LOC120645104 isoform X2, giving the protein MDPQNNIRVCAALMTDNQKEEKNRKRREAYQQGKVSAALLTDEQREEKNRKAYKRKKCHAHNKENKPVDLNTSNPITNALDVCVISEMAEHTSGSALLNRGSDNILTPLKTVDKNTERNKKHREAYQKMSVETQSKSFPAGV; this is encoded by the exons ATGGATCCTCAGAACAATATTAGAG TCTGTGCTGCCTTGATGACAGATAACCAAAAAGAGGAGAAGAACAGGAAGCGGCGTGAGGCGTATCAACAGGGAAAAGTCAGTGCTGCCTTGCTGACAGATGAGCAAAGGGAGGAGAAGAACAGGAAGGCATATAAGAGGAAGAAGTGTCATGCACACAACAAGGAAAATAAGCCAG TGGATTTAAATACGAGTAATCCTATTACTAATGCTTTAGACGTATGCGTCATTTCTGAAATGGCTGAACATACATCGG GTTCTGCTTTGCTCAATCGTGGAAGTGATAATATTCTGACTCCTCTGAAGACAGTAGATAAAAATACtgaaagaaataaaaagcaTCGTGAAGCTTATCAGAAAATGAGTGTTGAAACACAGAGCAAATCATTTCCTGCAG GTGTTTAA